The Paenibacillus sophorae genome has a segment encoding these proteins:
- a CDS encoding response regulator, with protein sequence MYRVLIVDDEPIIRNGISAFIDWEKEGASVEEFANGAEALAQLESRAYDILITDIKMPLMDGIELMKKALALCPWLKVILISNYSDFNYVKEGLKLGAVDYLLKLTLKQEDLLAVLRRSISMLEEERKKVFELKSYQQGAMYLERKRAEQEIKRLIVQEQVLSSSTVWIPSWLEHSYACVYLMLDGAEEWKENHGYLYVQLLLEELQEAFYERSEEGSALLAAESSLFLIFPGPEEEARQWLLQWKERLQAEWGISASAGFAVKRGASRILSGYFASRFACQRRFFEGVGGLYNAREAETSSRVKDTGLDYDWEPFFEMIRSGEPVSFAVDLAVERWKSMVLSPETVQQEAIALLTEACRLHADNGALLPERYEQLRKTETLEQLAAFMVCELEEIGKSFIPKLLDNGYGGQLVTKALEYIASHYTENLTLQSVADTVHLSKSYFSLLFKKQTDRTFIDHLIELRIREAKRLLTQSDSRISDVAKAAGFKDVKYFSKVFKKSTGSTPMEYRDSTKMSTSV encoded by the coding sequence GTAGATGACGAGCCTATCATCCGTAACGGGATCAGTGCATTTATCGACTGGGAAAAGGAAGGGGCATCGGTAGAAGAATTTGCAAATGGCGCGGAGGCACTGGCCCAATTAGAAAGCCGGGCTTACGATATTCTGATCACGGATATCAAAATGCCTCTAATGGACGGCATCGAGCTGATGAAGAAGGCCCTGGCCCTTTGCCCTTGGCTAAAGGTGATTCTAATCAGTAATTACAGTGATTTTAATTACGTAAAAGAAGGCTTGAAGCTTGGCGCCGTCGATTATTTGCTCAAGCTAACGCTCAAGCAGGAAGATCTGCTTGCCGTCTTGCGCCGCAGTATTTCTATGCTTGAGGAGGAACGGAAAAAGGTCTTTGAACTGAAATCGTATCAGCAAGGCGCCATGTATCTGGAACGGAAGCGCGCAGAGCAGGAAATCAAAAGACTGATCGTACAGGAGCAGGTTCTATCCTCTTCAACCGTCTGGATTCCTTCATGGCTGGAACATTCCTACGCCTGTGTGTATCTTATGCTCGATGGGGCTGAGGAATGGAAAGAAAATCACGGATACTTATATGTTCAGCTGCTGCTGGAGGAGCTGCAGGAAGCGTTCTATGAGCGTTCGGAGGAAGGAAGCGCGCTGCTAGCTGCTGAAAGCAGCCTGTTCTTGATCTTTCCCGGCCCGGAGGAGGAGGCCCGGCAGTGGCTTCTTCAGTGGAAGGAGCGGCTTCAAGCGGAGTGGGGAATTTCCGCGTCGGCCGGCTTCGCTGTGAAGCGGGGAGCAAGCCGTATACTGTCTGGATATTTCGCCAGCCGCTTCGCCTGTCAAAGGCGGTTCTTCGAAGGAGTGGGCGGATTATATAATGCAAGAGAAGCGGAAACCAGCTCCAGAGTAAAAGACACCGGGCTTGACTATGACTGGGAACCCTTCTTCGAGATGATCCGCAGCGGCGAACCGGTTTCATTCGCAGTTGATCTTGCGGTGGAACGCTGGAAGAGCATGGTTTTGAGTCCGGAAACGGTCCAGCAGGAGGCGATTGCTCTTCTTACCGAAGCCTGCCGGCTCCACGCCGACAACGGCGCCCTGCTTCCTGAACGGTATGAGCAGCTCCGCAAGACAGAGACATTGGAGCAGCTCGCGGCATTCATGGTTTGCGAGCTGGAGGAAATCGGGAAATCGTTCATTCCTAAATTGCTGGATAACGGGTACGGCGGACAGTTGGTTACAAAGGCGCTGGAATATATAGCCTCTCATTATACCGAGAACTTGACGCTGCAAAGCGTAGCGGATACCGTTCATCTCAGTAAAAGTTATTTCAGTCTGCTATTCAAAAAGCAAACCGACCGAACCTTTATCGATCATCTGATCGAGCTGCGGATTCGGGAAGCGAAGCGGCTGCTGACGCAGAGTGACAGCCGGATTTCCGATGTAGCCAAAGCCGCCGGGTTTAAAGACGTTAAATATTTCAGCAAGGTATTTAAAAAAAGTACGGGATCTACTCCTATGGAATATAGGGACAGTACAAAGATGTCAACTAGCGTATAA
- a CDS encoding extracellular solute-binding protein — MATRWISFILILLLTAGCGGTSMISNPESVQTLQGNDKTVLIFWHTYNDRETRILMQELIPAFERDHPDIRIKCINLANNNELKYSLIARASSGRGPDVVRMDIAWVPEFSHKGLLEPLNGFPGFNDLRDAFHQKAMSAGYYNDQYYSIPLNLYTKLTIFNRELLARSGYSEPPHTMDEILELARKQHFVIGLAGLGPWDTLPYLYSLGGLFMDRDFTRASGYLNSDRTVRAVEKLADLYKDKLIHLSALTQDRDNWAGVRNGSMLLTDEAPWFFSLLKESDKRQALKQTLSVPFPKRNGTSSIIGGENLVIMKGSRHPVEAWVFMKWMTGLEGQLIMAKAGLIPTNKEAVKALNVSSHSYLYPYVEEVDDSFLRPPVKNWSKIDEMYTVYMNQIFLGHLSAREGLDRAAEEIDKLLKD, encoded by the coding sequence TTGGCCACGCGCTGGATATCCTTTATTCTGATCCTGCTGTTAACGGCCGGATGTGGAGGTACTTCCATGATCTCGAATCCGGAGAGCGTACAGACCCTTCAAGGGAATGATAAGACTGTTCTTATTTTCTGGCATACGTATAACGATAGGGAAACCCGGATACTGATGCAGGAGCTGATACCTGCTTTTGAGCGGGATCATCCGGACATCCGGATCAAGTGCATAAACTTAGCCAACAATAACGAATTAAAGTACAGCTTGATTGCGCGCGCCTCTTCGGGCCGCGGTCCGGATGTCGTCAGGATGGACATCGCCTGGGTACCCGAGTTTTCGCATAAGGGGCTGCTTGAGCCGTTAAACGGTTTTCCGGGCTTCAACGATCTGAGGGACGCGTTTCATCAAAAGGCCATGAGTGCAGGTTATTATAATGACCAGTATTACTCGATTCCGCTCAACCTGTATACGAAACTTACTATATTTAACCGGGAGCTTCTGGCGCGGTCCGGATACTCGGAGCCTCCGCACACCATGGATGAAATTCTGGAGCTGGCCCGTAAGCAGCATTTTGTAATCGGTCTGGCGGGCTTGGGACCTTGGGACACCCTTCCATACCTCTACAGTCTGGGAGGCTTATTTATGGACCGGGACTTTACGAGGGCTTCCGGATATTTGAATAGTGACCGTACCGTCCGGGCGGTGGAGAAGCTGGCGGATCTCTACAAGGACAAGCTCATTCATCTCTCGGCCCTGACCCAGGACCGGGATAACTGGGCAGGGGTACGGAACGGAAGCATGTTGTTAACGGATGAAGCACCATGGTTCTTCAGCTTGTTGAAAGAGTCCGACAAGAGACAGGCTCTTAAACAAACCCTATCTGTACCGTTTCCGAAGAGGAATGGAACGAGTTCCATTATAGGAGGCGAGAATTTGGTCATTATGAAAGGCAGCAGGCATCCGGTCGAGGCATGGGTTTTTATGAAATGGATGACTGGCCTCGAAGGGCAGCTAATTATGGCCAAGGCCGGGTTAATTCCGACTAATAAGGAAGCGGTTAAAGCGCTGAACGTTAGCAGTCACTCCTACCTCTATCCTTACGTTGAGGAGGTCGATGACTCTTTCCTGCGGCCGCCTGTGAAGAACTGGAGCAAAATCGATGAGATGTATACCGTCTACATGAATCAAATCTTTCTGGGCCATCTGTCCGCGAGGGAAGGCTTGGACCGTGCAGCCGAGGAAATTGATAAGCTGCTTAAAGATTAA
- a CDS encoding MGMT family protein codes for MTPFTEKAIRIIQSIPEGMVMTYGGVAAAAGSPRGARQIVRILHSMSRSHKLPWHRIINAQGRISLADGESGEIQRLYLIGEGVEFDEQGAIDLKRFGYDPGPADINFINL; via the coding sequence GTGACGCCGTTTACGGAAAAAGCCATTCGCATCATACAATCCATCCCTGAAGGGATGGTAATGACTTACGGAGGAGTCGCCGCAGCAGCAGGAAGCCCGCGGGGGGCGAGGCAAATTGTTCGGATTCTGCACTCTATGAGCCGAAGCCACAAGCTTCCCTGGCATCGGATCATTAATGCACAGGGAAGAATCTCGCTGGCGGATGGGGAATCCGGCGAGATTCAGCGGCTGTACCTCATAGGGGAAGGCGTCGAGTTCGATGAGCAGGGAGCCATCGACCTGAAGCGGTTCGGTTATGATCCAGGCCCAGCAGACATTAACTTCATTAATCTTTAA
- a CDS encoding alpha/beta hydrolase: MDHSFQEVTGKMADKVMKYITMPSHWGREVRHKYYSQGSDTLAVVFPGKNYPAELPLLHYAGKNALEHGCDLLLLEYGYQSARTELKREEMGIIEEECGRALASVPGYKRLLFIGKSIGAVIAGSLAASSDSSVKAECLYLTPLRDTVPYIKRSGGTVIYGGSDPLFSEEDAAGISNLTNVALYKIDEANHSLEVGSVNESLAVLIVVNNLVHEFYRGALGS, encoded by the coding sequence ATGGATCATTCGTTTCAGGAGGTGACCGGGAAAATGGCGGATAAGGTGATGAAATACATAACGATGCCCTCGCATTGGGGCCGGGAAGTCAGACATAAATACTACTCGCAGGGATCAGATACGCTGGCGGTTGTTTTTCCTGGGAAAAATTATCCGGCGGAGCTTCCTTTACTGCATTATGCGGGAAAGAACGCATTGGAGCACGGTTGCGATCTGCTGCTGCTGGAATATGGTTACCAAAGCGCGCGAACCGAGCTGAAGCGTGAGGAAATGGGAATTATCGAGGAAGAATGCGGGAGGGCGCTCGCATCAGTGCCGGGCTATAAACGACTGCTGTTCATCGGTAAAAGTATCGGCGCGGTCATCGCAGGCAGCCTCGCAGCATCCTCAGATTCCTCTGTAAAGGCGGAGTGTCTGTATCTGACACCATTACGGGATACGGTTCCTTACATCAAACGTTCGGGCGGCACCGTTATATATGGCGGAAGCGACCCTTTGTTCAGCGAGGAGGACGCGGCAGGAATCAGCAATCTAACGAACGTAGCATTGTACAAAATCGACGAAGCCAATCATTCCCTTGAAGTCGGCAGCGTCAACGAGTCTTTAGCCGTTCTTATTGTGGTTAATAATTTAGTACATGAATTTTATCGCGGAGCGCTGGGTTCGTGA
- a CDS encoding antibiotic biosynthesis monooxygenase family protein produces the protein MILEAAMLHIKQGMTEAFEDSFKEASPLISSIDGYLGHELQKCLEDDHKYLLLVRWRNLEDHTVGFRESPQYLEWKALLHHYYSPFPVVEHFANIELK, from the coding sequence ATGATATTGGAGGCGGCTATGCTGCACATCAAGCAGGGAATGACGGAGGCGTTTGAAGACAGCTTCAAGGAGGCCTCGCCACTCATTTCCTCCATCGATGGCTATTTGGGCCACGAACTGCAAAAATGCTTGGAAGACGATCACAAGTACTTGCTGCTAGTGCGCTGGCGGAATCTTGAGGACCATACGGTAGGATTCAGGGAATCCCCGCAGTATCTGGAGTGGAAGGCGCTGCTTCATCACTACTACAGCCCGTTTCCGGTGGTCGAGCATTTTGCCAACATCGAGCTGAAATAA
- a CDS encoding DUF1697 domain-containing protein yields the protein MEKYIALIRGINVGGNKIVKMQDLKTMLQSLGFQNVKTYIQSGNVVFDGRDTGDEALGEAIEQGIRETFGFEASVVIRTAKELEAAIANNPFELTEAEEFKRLYVSFLAGELTDEALERLRPYEDGEDKLRVVGKEMYILYKTKVAIHRCSRSPWKK from the coding sequence GTGGAAAAGTATATTGCCCTGATTCGCGGCATCAACGTCGGAGGGAATAAGATCGTCAAGATGCAGGATCTGAAGACGATGCTTCAGTCACTCGGGTTTCAGAATGTAAAGACCTATATTCAGAGCGGAAACGTGGTGTTCGATGGCCGGGATACCGGGGATGAGGCGCTTGGGGAAGCCATTGAACAAGGCATTCGCGAGACTTTCGGCTTTGAAGCATCCGTGGTTATCCGCACTGCGAAGGAGCTGGAGGCGGCAATCGCGAACAACCCGTTCGAGCTGACCGAGGCAGAGGAGTTCAAGCGGTTGTATGTTTCTTTTCTGGCCGGAGAGCTTACGGATGAAGCGCTGGAGCGGCTGCGCCCTTATGAGGACGGAGAGGACAAGCTGCGCGTCGTTGGCAAGGAAATGTACATTCTCTATAAAACGAAAGTAGCGATTCACCGCTGTTCAAGGTCCCCCTGGAAAAAATAA